A single region of the Roseivivax sp. THAF197b genome encodes:
- a CDS encoding OmpA family protein, with amino-acid sequence MGMTAHTIRTGLLAIGTMGILSGCAHEAGNSAGYASFRPEAGAILDPGDFGMATANNVAVMSGEKRYTFDLAQRFASEVMTTVNFAFNSAQLDSGARDTLREQAAWIRQFPEVRFRVYGHTDLVGDDAYNKRLGLARARAAVHFLSTQGISLERLEAVVSYGETQPLIVTQGRERRNRRTVTEVSGFVSSHQNVLDGKYAQIIYREYVQSAQAESSVGGGDGGAAITIPGG; translated from the coding sequence ATGGGCATGACGGCGCACACGATCAGAACCGGCCTCCTCGCCATCGGCACGATGGGCATCCTGTCGGGCTGTGCCCACGAGGCGGGGAATTCGGCGGGCTATGCGTCGTTCCGTCCCGAAGCGGGCGCAATCCTCGATCCGGGAGACTTCGGCATGGCCACGGCCAACAACGTGGCGGTCATGTCCGGTGAGAAGCGCTACACCTTCGATCTGGCCCAGCGGTTCGCCTCCGAGGTGATGACGACCGTCAATTTCGCCTTCAATTCGGCGCAGCTTGACAGCGGCGCGCGCGATACCCTGCGCGAACAGGCCGCCTGGATTCGTCAATTCCCCGAAGTGCGCTTCCGGGTCTACGGACATACCGATCTTGTGGGCGACGACGCCTACAACAAGCGTCTGGGCCTCGCCCGTGCGCGCGCGGCGGTGCATTTCCTCTCGACGCAGGGCATCAGCCTCGAGCGGCTGGAAGCCGTTGTTTCCTATGGCGAAACCCAACCGCTGATCGTCACCCAGGGCCGCGAGCGGCGCAATCGCCGCACCGTGACCGAAGTGTCCGGCTTCGTGTCGTCGCACCAGAACGTGCTCGACGGCAAGTATGCGCAGATCATCTACCGCGAATACGTCCAG
- a CDS encoding type II and III secretion system protein family protein: protein MKFDGILRAALLGSVLGFAPIATPVAEAQDLRIVRGNVGSQLSVAINRALVVESDIPFAEISIANPAIADISSLSDRSIYVLGRAPGTTTMSIFDAEGMLIANVDVRVAADISEFKERLRQILPGEPIEVRTANDGIVLSGTLSSIQALDRALSLAERYAPERVSNLMQVGGVQQVMLKVRFAEMQRSVSKALRSSLSIGGDLLGGDAGLVSETGTWLDGNTLGDPVAFGNDTEGGAVIGFDAGGLEVGILLEALESKGLVRMLAEPNLTALSGQEASFLAGGEYPVPVQAEGDQISIEFKPFGVELDFIPRVIDGDLINLELKTAVSSLDSTTGIDLQAVRINGFSRREASTTVELRDGESFAIAGLLQDDFRDLNGQVPWLGDIPVLGALFRSAEYSREQSELVIIVTPHLVTPTRGEALALPTDKVRPPSERDLFLFGKTQAGERRRPSSGAAGEVATQDFTGSYGYVMD, encoded by the coding sequence ATGAAATTCGACGGTATTCTGCGGGCGGCCCTCCTTGGGTCCGTCCTTGGCTTTGCACCCATCGCGACCCCGGTCGCCGAAGCGCAAGACCTCCGCATCGTGCGCGGAAACGTGGGCTCGCAACTCAGCGTGGCCATCAACCGCGCGCTCGTGGTTGAAAGCGATATCCCCTTCGCGGAGATTTCCATCGCGAACCCGGCCATTGCCGACATCTCCTCGCTCTCCGACCGGTCGATCTATGTTCTGGGCCGCGCGCCCGGCACGACGACCATGTCGATCTTCGATGCCGAGGGCATGCTGATCGCCAATGTGGATGTACGCGTCGCGGCCGATATCAGCGAATTCAAGGAGCGGCTGCGGCAGATCCTGCCCGGTGAGCCCATCGAGGTGCGGACCGCCAATGACGGCATCGTGCTGTCGGGCACACTGTCTTCGATTCAGGCGCTTGATCGCGCCCTGAGCCTCGCGGAACGCTACGCGCCCGAGCGGGTATCGAACCTGATGCAGGTGGGCGGCGTCCAGCAGGTCATGCTGAAAGTGCGCTTTGCGGAGATGCAGCGTTCGGTGTCCAAGGCGCTGCGGTCCTCGCTGTCGATCGGTGGCGATCTTCTGGGCGGCGATGCGGGCCTCGTCTCCGAGACGGGCACTTGGCTCGATGGCAACACGTTGGGCGATCCGGTGGCCTTCGGGAACGACACGGAGGGCGGCGCGGTCATAGGCTTCGATGCGGGCGGCCTGGAAGTGGGCATTCTGCTCGAAGCGCTTGAATCCAAGGGCCTCGTGCGGATGCTGGCGGAGCCGAACCTGACCGCCCTGTCAGGACAGGAGGCCAGTTTCCTTGCAGGCGGCGAATATCCCGTGCCGGTTCAGGCCGAAGGCGATCAAATCTCCATTGAATTCAAGCCCTTCGGTGTGGAGCTCGATTTCATTCCGCGCGTGATCGACGGCGATCTGATCAATCTCGAACTCAAGACGGCGGTCTCATCGCTCGATTCGACCACGGGCATCGATCTGCAGGCCGTGCGCATCAACGGCTTCTCCCGGCGGGAAGCCTCGACCACGGTCGAGCTGCGCGACGGCGAAAGCTTCGCCATTGCGGGCCTTCTGCAGGACGATTTCCGCGATCTGAACGGTCAGGTGCCGTGGCTGGGCGACATTCCGGTCCTGGGCGCGCTGTTCCGCAGCGCCGAATATTCCCGCGAGCAATCCGAGCTTGTCATCATCGTGACCCCGCATCTCGTCACCCCCACACGGGGTGAGGCGCTGGCACTGCCGACGGACAAGGTCCGCCCGCCTTCCGAGCGGGACCTGTTCCTCTTCGGCAAAACGCAGGCGGGTGAACGGCGCAGGCCGAGTTCCGGTGCGGCGGGTGAGGTTGCCACGCAGGATTTCACCGGTTCCTATGGCTATGTGATGGATTGA